The following coding sequences are from one Desulfosporosinus orientis DSM 765 window:
- the gdhA gene encoding NADP-specific glutamate dehydrogenase — protein MSYVKEAFETVKRRNPGEPEFHQAVAEVLESLEPVIDKHPEYREARLLDRIVEPERQIIFRVPWEDDLGNIHVNRGFRVQFNSAIGPHKGGLRFHPSVNLGIIKFLGFEQIFKNSLTGLPIGGGKGGSDFDPKGKSDREVMRFCQSFMSELALHIGPDVDVPAGDIGVGGREIGFLYGHYKRLKNATEAGVLTGKGIPFGGSLARTEATGYGTVYFLSEMLADKGFELKGKSVAISGSGNVSLYACKKCQEYGAKVVAMSDSNGYIYDKNGIDLDLMIRLKEIERKRIKEYKNFHPEAEFGENCRDIWSLKCDVALPCATQNELNGKEAEALIENGVIAVAEGANMPSTAEAAKLFQERKVLFGPAKAVNAGGVATSALEMCQNSMRYSWTFEEVDQRLHKIMVNIYTMTKNAAKEFGMEGNLIAGANIAGFQKVAAAMMSQGIY, from the coding sequence ATGTCGTACGTAAAAGAAGCATTCGAAACAGTCAAAAGGCGAAATCCGGGCGAACCTGAGTTTCATCAAGCTGTTGCTGAAGTTCTCGAGTCTTTGGAACCGGTCATTGATAAACACCCGGAATATCGGGAGGCACGTTTGCTGGATCGCATTGTTGAACCTGAAAGACAAATAATTTTTCGAGTTCCGTGGGAGGATGATCTTGGCAATATTCATGTTAACAGAGGTTTTAGGGTCCAGTTCAACAGTGCCATCGGGCCTCATAAAGGAGGATTGAGATTCCATCCTTCCGTAAATTTAGGGATTATCAAGTTTTTGGGATTTGAGCAGATTTTTAAGAATTCCTTAACCGGTTTGCCCATCGGTGGAGGTAAGGGTGGTTCTGACTTTGATCCTAAAGGGAAATCAGATAGGGAAGTCATGCGATTTTGTCAGAGTTTTATGAGTGAATTGGCTCTGCATATTGGCCCTGATGTTGACGTACCTGCTGGAGATATCGGAGTGGGCGGCCGAGAAATCGGTTTCTTATATGGCCATTATAAGCGTCTCAAGAATGCTACTGAAGCAGGGGTTTTAACTGGTAAAGGAATTCCTTTCGGCGGCTCTCTGGCCCGAACTGAAGCGACCGGATATGGTACTGTTTATTTCTTAAGTGAGATGTTGGCTGATAAGGGTTTCGAGTTAAAAGGTAAATCTGTCGCTATATCAGGTTCAGGTAACGTATCCCTTTATGCCTGTAAAAAATGCCAGGAATATGGGGCAAAGGTCGTCGCGATGTCCGATTCTAACGGGTACATTTATGACAAAAATGGAATTGACTTAGATTTAATGATACGTCTTAAAGAAATTGAGAGAAAAAGAATTAAAGAATACAAGAACTTTCATCCGGAAGCCGAATTTGGTGAGAACTGCAGGGATATCTGGTCGCTGAAATGTGATGTGGCATTACCCTGTGCTACGCAGAACGAGCTGAATGGTAAAGAAGCAGAGGCTCTTATTGAAAATGGAGTTATTGCGGTAGCAGAAGGAGCAAATATGCCTTCTACGGCTGAAGCAGCAAAATTGTTTCAAGAGCGTAAGGTCTTGTTCGGTCCTGCCAAAGCTGTAAACGCTGGAGGGGTTGCGACATCTGCTCTGGAGATGTGTCAAAACAGCATGAGATACTCTTGGACCTTCGAAGAAGTTGACCAAAGACTTCATAAAATTATGGTCAATATCTATACTATGACCAAGAATGCTGCCAAAGAATTTGGCATGGAAGGCAATTTAATTGCCGGCGCAAATATAGCCGGCTTCCAGAAAGTTGCTGCAGCCATGATGTCTCAAGGTATTTATTAG
- a CDS encoding NAD(P)H-dependent flavin oxidoreductase, which translates to MKTRITELLGIEHPIIAGGMQWISRAEIAAAISNAGALGTITAATHTTKEELITEIRKTRDLTDRPFGVNISMLPETTPGDMTSKFMEAIIEEKVPVVETSGRSPEAYVPALKKAGIKIIHKVPSIRFALKAERVGVDAVTIVGFECGGHPGIDDVTTFVMIPKAARLLSIPVLAGGGVADARGLLAALAMGAEGVVMGTRFVATKECVAHPNYKEWMVNASETDTMIILRSLRNPLRAIKNKAALKVLEMENRGAKLEELLTVVGGGIGRKALIEGDMENSTFALGQCIGNIEDVLPVRVVIEEMVEGAAKGMERMKSIFS; encoded by the coding sequence ATGAAAACCAGAATAACGGAGCTGCTTGGAATCGAACATCCCATCATTGCCGGAGGAATGCAGTGGATCTCCCGGGCGGAAATTGCCGCCGCCATATCGAACGCCGGAGCCCTGGGGACCATCACTGCGGCGACCCATACTACCAAGGAAGAACTGATTACCGAGATCAGGAAAACCAGGGATCTTACAGACAGACCCTTTGGAGTAAATATATCTATGCTCCCTGAAACCACCCCCGGTGATATGACCTCAAAGTTCATGGAAGCAATAATAGAGGAGAAGGTTCCTGTGGTGGAAACCTCGGGTAGAAGCCCCGAGGCATACGTTCCTGCCCTGAAAAAAGCGGGGATTAAAATAATTCACAAGGTCCCGTCAATCAGGTTTGCCCTGAAAGCCGAGAGGGTAGGCGTTGACGCCGTGACCATCGTCGGCTTTGAGTGTGGAGGGCACCCGGGTATTGACGATGTGACAACCTTTGTAATGATTCCGAAAGCCGCCAGACTTCTGTCCATACCGGTCCTGGCCGGCGGTGGAGTAGCCGATGCTCGAGGACTTCTGGCCGCCCTAGCCATGGGGGCAGAAGGGGTGGTGATGGGCACCCGGTTTGTGGCTACCAAAGAGTGCGTAGCCCATCCAAATTATAAAGAATGGATGGTCAACGCCTCTGAGACCGACACCATGATTATCCTGCGGTCCTTAAGGAACCCCTTGCGGGCCATCAAAAACAAGGCGGCATTAAAAGTGCTGGAGATGGAAAACCGTGGTGCCAAGCTGGAGGAACTGCTGACTGTTGTGGGCGGAGGAATCGGCAGGAAGGCCCTTATCGAGGGTGACATGGAAAACAGCACCTTTGCGCTGGGGCAGTGCATCGGGAATATCGAGGACGTTTTACCGGTACGGGTAGTGATAGAGGAAATGGTAGAGGGGGCCGCAAAGGGTATGGAAAGGATGAAGTCCATTTTCAGTTGA
- a CDS encoding molybdopterin-containing oxidoreductase family protein — MSEWKKTGCVLCGQNCGLEAQVENNRIVKVRPDKENPRSQGYACRKGLNIAYYQHHNDRLTHPLKKVGDGFVRISWEQALTEIAEKLRSIVNEHGPRSLAFMGLGGLGGHSEAVFGLRLLRSLGSKYYYNALAGELTGMFWGYGRTIGRQYNFTIPDHDRTDMLLAIGWNGMMSHQMPQARRFLDQMSKEPDKLLVVIDPRRSETATKADIHLALRPGTDALLTRALIAIILQEGWQNQEYIDEHVSQFEQISPWFKGFDALEACRVCELDYNQVKEVARLFATRKSSLHADLGVLMGRHSTVTTYLEIILLAICGRLFVPGGNVVPGYLMTMGAHTDDRNPKNWRTMKTGFPALLGMHPPNVMPEEINNDHTERLRAVIVSSSNPIRSFADTTAYEQAFSKLDLLVTVDIAMTETAKMSDYVLPDCSAYERWDTTYFQLNYPEIYCQMRRPIVEPEGEPLEGSEIFTRLADKLGLIPDIPESLYVAAAKSRLEYGQALYAYMKSDSKAMAAMPFVVAKTLGKEMGSVNAAWMWALLQTVPKSFKENAARVGFKPGLTMGDDIFLAIIDHPEGLWIGKVDPDNNFTNIKTDDNRINLYIPEVAEWVKGITPESEEEQLQSDGKYPFVLLAGRHTDINANTLMRNPDWNRGRRACALAMNPEDAERLGLSDQQIVRVTTEAGVVNIELETTVETRPGMVIIPHGFGLEYNGETYGVGVNRLTKNTHRDSIAGTPLHRYVRCKVEAASGC; from the coding sequence TTGAGCGAATGGAAAAAGACCGGATGCGTACTTTGTGGTCAAAATTGTGGTCTCGAGGCACAGGTGGAGAACAATCGAATTGTTAAGGTCAGACCAGACAAAGAAAATCCCCGCAGTCAGGGATATGCCTGTCGGAAAGGGCTCAATATTGCTTATTATCAGCATCACAACGACCGGCTTACACACCCGTTAAAAAAAGTGGGGGACGGTTTCGTGCGCATTTCCTGGGAACAGGCGCTCACTGAGATAGCGGAGAAACTTCGCTCCATTGTCAATGAGCACGGGCCTCGCTCGTTGGCCTTTATGGGGCTGGGCGGTTTGGGAGGACATTCTGAAGCGGTATTCGGACTTCGTCTTTTGCGTTCTCTGGGCTCTAAATATTACTATAATGCCTTGGCTGGTGAACTTACCGGAATGTTCTGGGGCTATGGACGGACTATCGGGAGACAATACAATTTTACCATCCCTGATCACGACCGGACCGATATGCTTCTGGCTATTGGTTGGAATGGTATGATGAGCCATCAAATGCCTCAGGCCAGACGGTTTCTTGATCAGATGTCCAAAGAGCCCGACAAACTTCTGGTGGTCATAGATCCGCGACGTTCGGAGACGGCTACAAAAGCGGATATTCATTTGGCTTTGCGTCCGGGTACCGATGCACTGCTAACTCGAGCTCTGATTGCTATTATCCTACAAGAAGGGTGGCAAAACCAGGAGTATATTGACGAGCATGTCAGTCAATTTGAGCAGATCAGCCCCTGGTTTAAGGGTTTTGATGCTCTTGAGGCCTGTCGGGTATGTGAACTGGACTACAATCAAGTCAAAGAAGTGGCTAGGCTTTTTGCCACTCGCAAATCGTCGCTCCATGCAGACCTCGGGGTATTGATGGGCAGGCATAGCACGGTAACTACTTATTTAGAAATTATTCTGCTCGCCATCTGTGGTCGGCTTTTTGTACCGGGAGGGAATGTTGTTCCTGGCTATTTAATGACTATGGGAGCACATACAGATGATCGAAACCCCAAAAACTGGCGAACGATGAAGACTGGATTTCCTGCTCTTCTCGGTATGCATCCGCCTAACGTTATGCCAGAAGAAATTAACAATGATCATACGGAACGGCTGCGGGCAGTGATCGTCTCTTCCAGTAACCCCATTCGTTCTTTTGCAGATACAACAGCCTATGAACAAGCCTTCTCAAAGCTGGATCTATTGGTCACGGTTGATATTGCTATGACTGAGACAGCCAAGATGTCGGATTACGTTCTCCCGGATTGCTCCGCCTACGAGCGTTGGGATACTACTTACTTTCAGCTGAATTATCCTGAGATTTACTGCCAGATGCGCAGGCCCATCGTGGAACCAGAGGGTGAACCCCTTGAGGGGAGTGAGATCTTTACTCGTCTGGCTGACAAACTTGGTTTGATTCCGGACATCCCGGAATCACTCTATGTCGCAGCGGCTAAATCCAGGCTGGAATATGGTCAGGCATTATACGCATATATGAAATCCGACTCCAAGGCAATGGCGGCGATGCCTTTTGTTGTGGCGAAAACCCTAGGCAAAGAAATGGGCTCAGTTAATGCAGCCTGGATGTGGGCATTGCTGCAGACCGTTCCCAAGAGTTTTAAGGAAAATGCAGCCCGGGTCGGCTTCAAACCAGGTCTTACAATGGGTGATGACATCTTCCTGGCCATCATCGATCACCCTGAAGGGTTGTGGATCGGTAAAGTAGACCCGGACAACAACTTTACAAACATAAAAACCGATGATAATCGCATCAACTTATATATTCCGGAAGTTGCGGAATGGGTTAAAGGCATAACCCCAGAGTCTGAAGAAGAGCAATTACAGTCGGATGGGAAGTATCCGTTTGTTCTCTTAGCCGGAAGGCACACGGACATCAATGCCAATACCCTAATGCGCAATCCCGACTGGAACCGTGGGCGACGAGCTTGCGCCCTTGCCATGAATCCAGAAGACGCCGAGCGGTTAGGCCTAAGTGATCAACAAATTGTCCGGGTCACTACTGAGGCAGGGGTGGTGAACATCGAACTGGAAACCACAGTGGAAACTCGCCCCGGAATGGTGATCATTCCCCACGGTTTTGGTTTGGAATACAACGGGGAGACATATGGGGTCGGTGTCAATCGCTTGACCAAAAACACTCACCGTGACAGCATCGCTGGTACTCCCTTACATCGTTATGTAAGGTGTAAGGTGGAAGCGGCTAGCGGATGCTAA
- a CDS encoding acetate--CoA ligase family protein, with translation MHKLSLEQRITSMQTLFIPESIAIIGASADPSKPSGQPLESLLANGYKGKVYPVNPKYNELYNIPCYPSIFNVPGDIGLAIIAVPAAITISALKDCVSMGVKSAVVFTSGFAEMGGKGKVLQQEMTILARESGMVICGPNCMGIFSAHNALMANFAVTRLPERTITDSFLGFISQSGGFGAACYSSISERGIGFSHFVSTGNEADLEFSEYLAYMIADTNTKVIGGYLEGVKDGVKLARAAEMAIEAGKPVLLMKPGRHEVAARAAASHTGAMVGSDRVYDALFKQKGIIRVESVEELNEVLNILVSGKIPQGRKVCILATSGGSGVMLADKCVEFGLEVPELSADTRNKLDKLLPDFASSINPVDITSQVMTQPALLRQCAEIILADPGIDILMLCYWAETLGEVEIIEQIAEISGSTDKMVLNLVNGQEEAARDTLEKLHDKLIPASRDGEYAIRALKLLTWYNEKKIGYGSELSFPELPAGAREEVAAYLDDFAPGAKLTEFQAKKILRAYGIPCTKEILAVGPEEAVEASAILGCPVAMKIESPDILHKTDAGGVMLNIDSPEKVREAFTRITAAAGEYKRDADIRGVLVQEMLPPGTELIAGISRDSVFGSVVLFGLGGIFVEVLKDVAMRIPPLSEIDTMEMMDEIKGKKVLEGVRGRLPVDKKALSQVLLRLSMLASDFPQIAEMDINPLLAYPDGVAAADAVIVLKA, from the coding sequence GTGCATAAGCTTTCCTTGGAACAACGTATAACATCGATGCAGACTCTCTTCATCCCTGAATCAATCGCAATTATCGGGGCTTCGGCTGATCCCTCAAAGCCGAGCGGACAGCCGCTGGAATCGCTGCTGGCCAATGGTTATAAAGGGAAGGTTTATCCTGTCAACCCCAAGTATAATGAATTGTACAACATTCCATGTTATCCCAGCATATTTAATGTTCCCGGAGATATCGGCCTGGCAATTATTGCAGTACCTGCGGCAATAACCATATCGGCGCTGAAAGACTGCGTTTCCATGGGGGTTAAATCCGCTGTGGTATTTACCTCCGGATTCGCAGAGATGGGCGGTAAGGGGAAAGTTCTGCAACAGGAGATGACCATTCTGGCCAGGGAAAGCGGAATGGTAATTTGCGGGCCCAACTGTATGGGAATTTTCAGCGCCCACAACGCACTAATGGCCAATTTTGCCGTGACCAGACTTCCTGAAAGGACGATTACAGACAGTTTCCTCGGGTTTATAAGCCAGAGCGGCGGTTTTGGTGCGGCTTGTTACAGCTCAATCAGTGAACGGGGTATTGGTTTCAGCCATTTTGTCAGCACTGGTAATGAAGCTGATTTGGAGTTTTCTGAATACCTGGCCTATATGATCGCAGACACCAACACCAAGGTTATCGGCGGTTACCTGGAGGGTGTGAAGGACGGGGTGAAACTGGCCAGGGCAGCGGAAATGGCCATTGAGGCAGGAAAACCCGTATTGCTGATGAAACCCGGAAGACACGAAGTGGCCGCCAGAGCAGCGGCGTCTCATACGGGGGCGATGGTTGGGTCTGACAGGGTTTACGATGCTCTTTTTAAGCAAAAGGGGATTATCAGGGTGGAAAGCGTGGAGGAGTTAAACGAAGTGCTTAACATACTTGTTTCCGGTAAGATTCCCCAGGGCAGGAAGGTTTGCATACTGGCCACTTCCGGTGGAAGTGGCGTAATGCTGGCAGATAAATGCGTAGAATTTGGACTTGAAGTTCCCGAATTATCCGCAGATACCCGAAATAAACTGGATAAACTGCTGCCTGATTTCGCTTCCAGTATTAACCCGGTGGATATCACCTCCCAGGTAATGACCCAGCCTGCGCTATTGCGCCAGTGTGCAGAGATTATACTGGCAGATCCCGGTATTGATATTTTAATGCTGTGCTACTGGGCCGAAACGTTGGGTGAAGTTGAAATAATAGAACAGATAGCCGAAATAAGTGGTTCCACGGATAAAATGGTGTTAAATCTGGTGAATGGCCAGGAAGAGGCGGCACGTGATACTCTGGAAAAGCTGCATGATAAACTTATACCTGCATCCCGAGATGGTGAATACGCCATAAGGGCACTTAAGCTGCTGACTTGGTATAATGAAAAGAAAATCGGCTACGGGTCGGAGCTTTCTTTTCCGGAACTGCCTGCCGGCGCCAGGGAGGAAGTGGCGGCCTATCTGGACGATTTTGCTCCGGGGGCAAAACTGACGGAGTTTCAAGCCAAAAAGATATTAAGGGCATACGGTATACCCTGCACCAAAGAGATACTGGCTGTCGGTCCGGAGGAAGCCGTGGAAGCCTCCGCAATCTTAGGCTGCCCGGTGGCAATGAAAATAGAGTCACCTGATATACTGCACAAAACCGATGCCGGCGGTGTTATGCTGAATATCGACAGTCCGGAAAAAGTTCGGGAGGCCTTTACCAGGATTACTGCCGCTGCCGGGGAATATAAAAGAGACGCTGATATCAGGGGGGTGCTGGTACAGGAAATGCTGCCCCCGGGTACGGAGTTGATTGCCGGGATATCAAGGGACAGCGTATTCGGATCGGTGGTATTATTCGGATTGGGTGGTATATTTGTTGAGGTCTTAAAAGATGTAGCCATGCGTATACCGCCTCTCAGTGAAATCGACACCATGGAAATGATGGATGAAATCAAAGGGAAAAAGGTACTGGAAGGAGTGCGGGGCAGACTACCGGTGGACAAAAAGGCGCTATCACAGGTGTTGCTAAGGCTTTCCATGCTGGCTTCGGATTTCCCGCAAATTGCAGAGATGGACATTAATCCCCTGCTGGCCTATCCGGACGGGGTTGCTGCGGCGGATGCGGTCATTGTTTTAAAAGCATAA
- the gabT gene encoding 4-aminobutyrate--2-oxoglutarate transaminase, with protein MSQELKLPGPKSKALIERKNRCTARGISQGTPLFIERAEGALLIDVDGHEFIDFYGGIGVLNAGHCPKPVVKAIKDQAEKLIHTCFMTSMYEGWVDLAEKLTQIAPITGDLKVTYVNSGAEAVENAIKIARSYTKRTGVIAFEMAFHGRTNLTMGLTSKVKPYKSGFGPFAPEIYKVPSAYCYRCYYKSTYPGCGMHCLEQFERFFAAEAAPESIAAMIIEPVQGEGGFIVPPKEFLPGLKSIASKHGIVFIADEIQTGFGRTGKMFAVEHSGVEPDLMTMAKSIAAGMPLSAIVGKSEIMDAPGPGMLGGTYAGNPIACAAGIATIDYIQQENLSSRAAWIGRTVMDRLKTMQENYPLIGDVRSLGAMVGIELVKDRVTKEPAKEETSEITQECLKHGLVIISAGVFGNVIRMLMPLVITDDQLEKALTILDAAFAKVQGA; from the coding sequence GTGTCTCAAGAACTTAAACTGCCGGGACCAAAATCTAAAGCGCTGATTGAGAGGAAAAATCGCTGTACAGCTCGAGGAATTTCTCAGGGAACTCCTTTATTTATTGAAAGAGCAGAAGGTGCCTTATTAATCGATGTTGATGGTCATGAATTTATAGATTTTTATGGCGGGATTGGTGTTTTAAATGCGGGTCATTGTCCTAAACCTGTTGTTAAGGCCATAAAGGATCAAGCAGAAAAATTAATTCATACTTGTTTTATGACTTCCATGTATGAAGGATGGGTCGACTTAGCAGAAAAGCTGACTCAAATTGCACCGATAACTGGCGATCTAAAAGTAACATATGTTAATAGCGGTGCTGAAGCCGTAGAAAATGCCATAAAAATTGCGAGATCTTATACCAAAAGGACTGGCGTTATTGCTTTTGAAATGGCTTTTCATGGGCGGACAAATCTAACAATGGGGTTAACCAGTAAAGTTAAACCCTATAAATCTGGTTTTGGCCCCTTCGCCCCAGAGATTTATAAAGTCCCATCAGCATATTGCTATCGTTGTTATTATAAATCGACTTACCCGGGTTGTGGAATGCACTGTCTAGAACAATTTGAACGTTTCTTTGCGGCTGAAGCAGCCCCGGAATCAATTGCAGCAATGATTATCGAACCGGTACAAGGGGAAGGTGGTTTTATTGTTCCGCCAAAAGAGTTTTTACCGGGTCTGAAGTCGATAGCCTCAAAACATGGCATTGTTTTTATAGCCGATGAGATTCAAACAGGTTTCGGCCGAACAGGGAAAATGTTTGCTGTTGAACATAGTGGAGTAGAACCAGATCTTATGACGATGGCAAAATCAATTGCCGCTGGGATGCCCTTAAGTGCAATCGTTGGCAAATCTGAAATCATGGACGCTCCCGGACCTGGTATGCTTGGGGGCACTTATGCAGGAAATCCAATTGCTTGTGCAGCCGGTATAGCTACCATCGATTACATTCAGCAAGAAAATCTTTCGTCACGCGCAGCTTGGATCGGCAGAACCGTTATGGATCGATTAAAAACAATGCAGGAGAACTATCCTTTAATCGGGGATGTTCGGAGTCTTGGGGCTATGGTTGGAATTGAACTGGTTAAAGACCGTGTGACAAAGGAACCTGCAAAAGAGGAAACTTCTGAAATTACTCAAGAATGTTTGAAACATGGCCTTGTGATTATTTCTGCAGGAGTTTTCGGAAATGTAATTAGGATGTTAATGCCTCTGGTTATCACGGATGATCAGCTTGAGAAGGCCTTAACTATTTTAGATGCCGCCTTTGCGAAAGTTCAAGGAGCTTAA
- a CDS encoding DUF2321 domain-containing protein, whose translation MINQSSINNTENNTKDFETCGVKNISKCMKCHGITRGVQPSYYHECGTPHPWTSNRFKDLIKMVEYFELNPEDAEC comes from the coding sequence ATGATTAACCAATCAAGTATCAATAATACAGAGAATAATACGAAGGATTTCGAGACCTGTGGCGTTAAGAATATCTCTAAATGTATGAAATGTCATGGGATTACAAGAGGAGTACAGCCATCTTATTATCATGAATGTGGAACACCACATCCTTGGACTTCAAACAGATTTAAGGATTTAATAAAAATGGTAGAGTATTTTGAATTAAATCCTGAAGATGCAGAATGTTAA
- a CDS encoding SDR family NAD(P)-dependent oxidoreductase yields the protein MENYKGKVAVITGGANGIGFGIALALAKKGCNIVITDINVKAGKIAESKLNAEGIKALFIEHDVSNENSWDTAIETIKKKFSEVNYLFNNAGIMLRATPLAQLTVSDWRWIMDVNVWGALFGLQKFTELMEGQAVQGQIITTASTAGLAPFSNWAAYSVSKTAVIRLVESYQAEANLLKKDKVKYSVVMPAVVETNISNCEVNRPSEYANSDTPAEEIPPSKAGTPEGDAMGKITVELAVERILKQIDYGNTYIYTHRNLTASVIIEETNAVLLNKAPVDQLVLDYTYYAKKLKR from the coding sequence ATGGAGAACTACAAAGGTAAAGTTGCTGTAATTACGGGTGGAGCAAATGGTATTGGATTTGGAATCGCCTTAGCACTGGCCAAGAAAGGCTGCAATATCGTGATAACCGATATAAATGTGAAGGCAGGCAAGATAGCTGAAAGCAAGTTGAATGCCGAAGGCATTAAGGCCTTGTTCATTGAGCACGACGTATCGAATGAAAACAGTTGGGATACCGCCATTGAGACGATTAAAAAAAAGTTTAGCGAAGTTAATTACTTGTTTAACAATGCCGGAATCATGCTCAGGGCCACTCCTCTTGCTCAACTGACAGTTAGTGACTGGAGATGGATAATGGACGTTAATGTGTGGGGAGCGTTGTTTGGGCTGCAGAAATTCACTGAACTTATGGAGGGACAAGCAGTTCAAGGGCAGATCATTACGACTGCTTCAACGGCTGGTCTAGCACCTTTTTCAAACTGGGCAGCATATTCGGTAAGTAAAACTGCCGTCATCCGTTTGGTCGAAAGTTATCAAGCGGAGGCCAACCTGCTTAAAAAGGACAAAGTGAAATATTCAGTTGTGATGCCGGCAGTAGTCGAAACCAATATTTCAAATTGCGAAGTGAATCGCCCATCAGAATATGCCAACTCTGACACTCCTGCTGAAGAAATCCCACCTTCTAAAGCTGGAACTCCAGAAGGGGATGCAATGGGAAAAATCACAGTAGAGTTGGCAGTTGAAAGGATACTGAAGCAGATTGATTATGGAAATACGTATATTTATACTCACCGTAATTTGACCGCCAGCGTGATTATTGAGGAAACTAATGCAGTTCTCCTGAACAAAGCACCTGTTGATCAACTAGTACTGGATTATACTTATTACGCAAAAAAATTGAAACGGTAA